From the Kitasatospora atroaurantiaca genome, the window CCGAGCACGCTCGTACGTGCCGGACACATCCGGGCCCACCGCCCGGGCGCGGCCGCCCTCGCTGACGCCCTCTTCCGCGCCGAGCGCTCCCCGCACTGCCTGCACTGGTTCTGACCTCGCGCACGCCGACCCTGCACAAATTCTCGTCGGTCGGGCTACAAGGGGGCGGTGCCTGCTTCCTGCGCGGTGGGTGCTCGGCCATAGTCACCCGTCGGGGCGGATGCCCCCGACGTGCGAAGGGGTGCGTGGGCGTGGCCAGGAGCGAGGGGATGGCGACGACGGCGGCGGCCGGGCTGGAGCGGGCGCGCCGCCGCTTGAGGCCCGCCGACATCTCCCGATCCAGGAAGCGGCGCGGCGGTGTACGGGGACAGCTCGGCCCAGAGCTCACCCGCCGGCGCGGCCGGGGAGCCAACTGGCTCCACCGGCGCGAATGGCTCCCCGCCCCCATCCTGGAGGTGGCCACCGCTGCCTGATCGCCGGGACGCCCCACCGTGCGACAGCGGGCCTTTGACCCGACGGTGGTGGCCGCTGCGCAATTCCCAGCGAGATGTCCTGGGCAGATGCAGCGGGTTGTTGAAGTGGTGCGTTTCAACTGGCGTGAAGCACCTGCCAGTTCGGGACGTTTGTCAGCGGCGTTGCCTACAGTGGCGAGCATGAACGTACCGATTGAAGACTGTAAGGCGGCCCCGGAGCTGCTTGCGTGGCTTGACGAGAGATCCGCGGGGTTTGCCCGGTGGGCCGAGGAGACCGGGACGCCGCAGCGCTGGGATTTCAGCCCGGAGTCACTGGATGCGCTGGAAGACCTCGTGCGGGAGGTGTTCGCCGACGAGGAGGAGGTCCTGGCGGCGAAGGGCAGCCCGTTCGTCCACGGCGCGACCTGGTACATCGGGGAGGTCATCCGCCGGTCCGGCGAAAGGGTGGCGTGGGGGTACGACCCGACCCCTCCCACCCGTCACAAGCCGTCGGCGTTCTTCGATCCGGGTACGCGCACGGTGATCGACACCCCGTTCGTGGGTCAGCCGGGCTCGGTGGACGGTGAGTGGCTGTATCCGATGGGCGCGCTGAACGAGTTGTACTGCACGATGGACGAGTGGGACGACCCGATTGAGTGGCATCTTCGGCACGTGCTGGGCAACGACGATGAGGACGACGAAGACGAGGAGTGACAGGCGCGGAGGTGATGCCCGTGTCACTTGACGTCCGCGGCTTGTTCCCTCTCGTTGGTATCCCCGACCCTCGGTACGGGCTGCCCGCCACTGGAGCAACATCAGCTCGATGAGCTCCCACTGATGGTCCTTCGGATCGGAGACGGACCGGAGTCGTTCCGTCATAGTTGATCAACACCGCTGACACGGACCCGGCCACTACGGCGCTTCGCCTACCTGCGCGGCGTCGCTGCTCGGCCGGCTGGACTTCCGGGACGGCGGAGCGGGGTGGTCGGTCGATGGGTCGTGATCTGCCGGACGACGTGGACGCGTACGCCGTCGAACGGTCGGTTGCTGCCGCTCATGGGTTCCGGGTGGGCATCGCCCGCCCGTAGTGCCCGCCGGAGGGCGCCGTGTCTCCTGGGCGTGATCACTTCTCGTGGGTGGCGCCAGGCCGCTGCCGGCCTGCTCGCGTTCTCAGCCCCTGTCACCACGGGCGCGGACCCGACGCGCACCCACGCTGCTGCGCCCGCGGTCGGTGATCGGGCGGTCGGCGCCGGCCCTGTACAGGGGCCGTCAGCGGGCGGCTGATCGGTACCTGACGACCTCCCAGCGTGATGCTTGCCCGAGCCAGGCGGACGGCGGTCGTTCCGTCGGTCAGGTCGGGGCCGCTCCAGCCTTGGTCGGTGTCCCGTGCGGTGGCGAGGGTCGCCCGCCACACGTTGAGTACCCCTTGAGGGTTCCAGTCGGCCCACACGGTCGAAAAGGTCGTACACCGGCCATCGGCACTGCCGGCCTCTGGACGGGGCTGCCCCGGCCGCGGTGTTCGAGGCTGTCGAGGCGGAGGCCCTGCTGCCGTTGCCGGACAAGCCGTTCGCGCCGGCCCGCACCGATCTGGCGCCTGCCCCGTTCAAGTTCTCCTCCTGCGGCACGGCCTCATTGCAGAAGAGCCGGACAGAGTCGCCAAGGCGACCTGCTGTGCCAACGGGGGCAGCGGCGAAGCCGCCAGACGGGCCCTACCTCGGGTTACAGCCACCGCTTGGCTGCTTCGACGCTGTCGCCGCCGCTGGTGCTGAACGCGATAGCACCCTGCTATGTGCCACCGCCATTTTCAACGAGTCTCGTCAGGGTGGTTGCGTGTCCTTGCGGGGTGTGTTCGGTGGGGCTGTGCGGTCTCGTGGAGGGCCTCGAGGGCGGCAGCCGCGGTCCAGTGCCTGGCGGCTCCGGGGCGGGTCGCAAGGTAGTCGGCGGCCTGCGCCAGGCTCCAGCCGTGGGCTTCGGCGAGTCCAAAGGCGAAGCTGCGCAGGTAAGCGGCCGAGGGAGCGTTGAGGTCGGCGTCGGGCAGGCGCCAGGGGGCGGTGAAGGTCAGCACGGGGATGTTGTCGATGGCGCCGGGGCAGACCAGCGTCTCGTACCGGCCGGGCCCGAGCTGGTCGCGGCCCGTCGCGAGCACTTTGGCAAGGTCGAGGTCCGCTCCCGGCTCCTGGTTCATCTCCTGGGCGGCGATGTCGCTGAACTGCTCGGTGGTGACCAGGTAGGCGCGGGCGGGCATCTCGCCGTCCTGCTCGGGATCGTAGAAGCCAATGCCGCCGGTCCACACCAGCGACTCCAGCGCGAAGTACAGGAGGCCGGGCAGCATCACCGGGACGGCCCGCTCGGGGAGCCGGTCGTTCCGGCAACCGGGGTAGGTTCGAGCGCCACCCGGCGGGCGGCCGCCGGCGATGTAGTAGGCCAGCCGGTCGGCGTGCATGTTGGAGCCGTAGGCCGCGTACCAGACCAGACCGCGGCCCCCTGCCGCCTCGACCAAAGGCTGCGGCCGGGGAGTGGTCTGCGGCTTCTGCTGGCCGGTGGGGTAGTTGACGATCCGTCGCATGTCGTTCATGACGAGCGACGGTATCCCCTGGCAGGGCGTTAGGGCGCTATAGGAAGGTGGCGCTGGTCAATTCGCCGATGACTCGAGCGGTGCGGGCTTCGCCCATTGGTACACCAAGGGCTACGCGACTTGTCGGGCACCGCCGCCGACGTTCCGAGCGGGGTTCGCTTGCGGGTGCGACAGCGTGGGCTGCGCCACCCACCCGGTACCGTCGCCGGCGTTCCGTGCGTGGCGGGATGCGTCGGGCACGACGCTTCGCGGGTATTGGCGGAGCCCGGGACACCGCCCACCAACACCCCGCGACGGGTCGTCAGGGCCGCTCCACACGTGGTGTTGTGCCCACTGTGGCTTGGAGCCGCGGGCACTGTCGCACCGGACGAGTGCGGGCTGGCGGTCCGGTCTTCCGCGCCGGGTGGGCCCACCGCTCCTCGCCGTCGGGATACTCCCCATGGCACTCGCGGACCAGGCCGAACAGTGTGTCGTCGACGTCGACCTCCATGGCGAACGGGGCAAACGCGATGTCCGCGAACCGCTGGCCGGCAGAGCAGCCACTCGTCCAGGAGCTGCTGCGCGGCTGCCACCATCGGCACCTTCGTGGGACCGTCGGTGACTGTTTCAGCATGCGAACCCACCGGTCCCGGGGCTGACTTACCCGACGTGGACCAGCGATACTGTCTCGGCCTGGGCCCCTCACCAGACCTCTACTGGACCGGACCAGCCAGCGTTTCGATGGGCAGAAGCGGCCATTTCGGCTCCCTCCGGGTAAGGCTCGCCAGCTCTTCCGGTGGTTCGGCGCCGTCCTGAACGGTCGTGACGTAGGCCTTTGCTTCCTGCAGGCTCAGTCGCGGGGCTTGCTTGCGCAGGTGGCTCATCGCGGCCACGACGCCGGCGGAGTGCACGAGCGCGCGGACGGCGGAGGCCAGTGGATCAGGCGGTCTGATGCCTTTGGTCTGCAGGAGGTAGTGCTCCTCCCAGTCCTCCTCGGACCACCAGGCGTCGGGGACGTAATGGATGCTCCCGTCGTGCCGGTCCACCAGGCAATGGCCGCCGCCCATGAGGTTGTTGCGCACGCCACCGCTGCGGGCGAACTCCGCCGTGTTCCAGAAGACGAGCCAGCCGACCGAGTGTTCCTCCACGCAGTAGACGGCCAGCTCGGGCACCGGCCCCCTCCATGGCCACGTCAGCCGCTCTGTTGCCAGGAAGGACTCGACGAGCTCGACGGCACGTTCCTTGGAGATCACGATCTCATCCTTCACCACAGGTCAACCGGTTTTCGGCATTCCTGCGCCGTCCCCACCGAGATCTCAAATGCGGTCTCAGACGCGACGTCAGCACAGCGTCAGGATCGTGTCAGGGTGGTGGGCCATAGTCATTCCTGTGCACAGGGGCCCACAGAGAGACCGGGTTCACTGCACGAATTGGACGGCACGCCGGTGCGCAGGCTGTTCCGCTGGGAGAGGTGCCCGGAGTGGTTTATCGGGGACCGGGGCTATGGCTCCGATCGGGTGAAAACCCACGCAGGTTCGAATCCTGCCTTCTCCGCCAACACGGCAAGCAGCAGCAACTACGTCCCGAACACGTCCCACCGGCCCGCGACAGGTCGCCCGGCTGCTGAACCTGAAAGCGTGATGTCGGAGCCGATCGCCTGACAGCTGCTGGACAGTTCCGCTACCCCTGGGGTCGTGAGTGTCCCGAGTCAAGTAATTGGCAGGCTTTGGGGCTCGGGAAAGTCAGGGACGAGCGGGTCGGCGAGGCCGGTGTGCACGTCGTGGGGGCGGTTCCAGGCGAGTGCCTCGTGGGGCCGCAGCGTGTTGTACTCGAGCCGGTAGTCCTCGGCGTGGCGGACCAGGTCGAGTGCGTCGGGGATCTCCTCGAGGAACAGCTTCTCGTACTTCAGGGAGCCGAAGCCGCGCTCGCGTGAGCCGTTCTGGCCCGGGGTGCGGACCCTGGTGCGCACGTGCCGCAGCTCGGGGCGGGTGGCGATGAAGGCCTCGAAGCGGAACGAGCGGAACGGGCCGCCGTTGTCGGGTGACGATCGTGACCAACGGCTGGACCACGCCGTCCGCGTCGCGCGGGGCCAGGTCGACCAGCCGGGAGCCAGCCCACGCCTCCGAGGTGGTCGTCTACGACGGCTCCCGTGTCACGGAGGCGATCAGGGCGGAGAGGACGAAGGCCGCCACGAGGCTTGCCGTCATGACCATGCCCACGCCGATCAGGAAGAGGCCGCTGGAGTCGTCCGACCAGTCGTACCAGGCGGCGGCGGTCAGACCGGCCGTGGTGCCGAGCACGGCACCTGCGATGTGGCGGCGGGACGCCGCCCAGTACACGGGTGCCAGCAGGGTCAGCACCAGCCCGATCACCTGCCAGGCCTCGTACGGGCCGGTCACCGAGCCGTCGGGGTGCACGTCACGATGCTGGTCCCAGCCCAGCCAGGCGGCCCATGCCGCAACCGGCACGAGAATCAGCAATAGGAAGGGAGCGAGTTTCAGTGGCCTCTGGCGCATGGTCCAAGTGTCCCGGCCCGCCCCGGCCCCGGGGCAGAGCGCACGTACTCACCTCGCTTTGAGTAGCCGGACACACACAGGCCGGGTAGCGACGGATGGCCGGTCGGCCCGACGCCTGCTCACCGATTCGATGCCAACAAGTCGATGAGTAGGCGTGCGGGAGCGTCGAGCAGCATCCGAGCGAGGAACCCGACACGTGGGACGGCGAGGGATCCGGTCTCTGGACGTTGTGGGACGACGGAACCAGCGGCGGCCGCATCGAACTCTCCGACTTCCTCGCCATGGCCGGCGCGCGGCTGGCACCGGACGCCGAGGTGTCCTCCTGGCAGTAGGGGTTGTTGAGCCTGTTCGGCGGTCGGCTGACTCGTCGCCGGGGCGGTTCTGGGGGCATGGACATCGCTCAGGCGGTGGAGACCGTCGTGGCCGTAGCGCACCCTGTTCACGGGCCTCGGCAATTGCGATGATGACGGTGTGAGGACAGCTGGATTGACCGCCACTCACGTCAGGGGTCTGGATGACGAACCAACAGCAGATCGACGCAGCGCACCGAGCGTTGCGGGAGCTCTTCGTGCACGGCAAGCAGGCCCGGGAGTGCATGGCCGACATCGCTGCCGCGGGGAATGCCTTTCTGGGCGTGGCTTGCGCGTTCTTCTGCAATGTCATGGAGTTCGCGTTCAGCGGCCATGAGAGCGTCGAGCAGGTTCAGACCTACCTGGAAGACCTCAAACGGACCTACCCGGCAGAGCTGACGCATCTTCAGCCGGAGCTCATGGCGATGTTCGTCCTGCTGGAGATCGGCCCAGGCGCGTTGCCCTCCGGGCAGCCCCGCATTGAGATGACCGACGGCCTGATCTACCAGATGCGGCTGCTGGCCGAGTACACCGCCAAGAAGGAGGGCATCGTCGGGGAGCAACTTGAGCTGTATCTCTTCGGGGCGGGCGGCCGCTACGGCCTGAACCCGTGGTGAGAAGCCGTTGTCGTGCCGAGAAGTCCGTCCGGCGGTCGAACGAGGGTTCCCGGGGTCATCCCGGCCGGGCGACATCCGGGTGGTCCGGACATGAAGGCGGGGCCTTCTTGCTCGTGGATGCGAATCCGTCCGAGCAGCAGGGAGGCTCCGTCGCCCCACATGTACGCATCCGCGCCCGTGAAGTCCAACTCGCCCTCCTGGTCGTGTGATTGACTCGCGCACGTGTACGGGAACGCGACCGACCACGGCGGTGGGGTGCGGCGGCATCCTCGGCGCTCCGGGCTGGTCACGGACCCAGCGACGCCCGGTCCCGGTCTGCCGTGGATCGCGAGCTCCACATGTCCGCGAACCTCCGCAGGTCTCCGCCAAGGCGTTCGAGGCGACGGAGGAGACGCGCCGAGCCGCAGGGTCGGCTGTCACCGCCGCTCGCCGGGGGGACATGGGGACGATTCAGGACGGCGGGCGCTCCTGTCGATGTGAAGTCCGGGTCGGCCGTAAACGGCTGGCCCTCATCCTGATGCGGTGAAATGATCCGCGGAGCCGGGCCGTCGGTGCCCGCACCGGGGGTTGTGAGGCGTACCGCTGATCCCGGTCATGTGGTGGCGTCGCGCCTTGCCGGAGGAATCAGCTGACCACGCTCGACCTGCCGAGAGGAAGCTGCAGTGACCGTCACCGCGTCCAGGCCGTCCGAGTCCGAGCCCGAAGTCCGTACGGCGACCGGAGCCCTGCGCGGCAGCCGCGAGGCGGGCCTGGCAGTCTTCCGCGGCATCCCGTTCGCCGAACCGCCGGTCGGTGCGCTCCGTTTCGCCGCGCCGCGGCCGGTACGAAGCTGGGACGGTGTGCGAGCGGCAGTGTCGTACGGCCCGCCGCCCCCGCAGTCCGGAGTGTTCGGCATGGATGCGCTGTCACAGGACACGGCAGGTGATGACTGGTTAACGGTCAACGTCTGGTCGCCCGAGCCGGCCCCAGGAGCGGGTCTCCCCGTCATGGTGTGGATCCCCGGTGGCGCCTACGTGATCGGGACATCCAGCCTCCCGGAATTCGACGCCGCCCGCCTGGCCGGAGGCGGCGTCGTCGTTGTGACGCTCAACTACCGGCTGGGCATCGAGGGTTTCGCGCAGATCGAAGGTGCCCCCGCCAACCGGGGCCTGCTCGACCAGGTCGCCGCTCTGCAGTGGGTGCACGACAACATCCGGGCGTTCGGCGGCGACCCGGACCGGGTGACGGTCTTCGGCCAGTCGGCGGGCGGCGGATCGGTCGCCGCGCTGCTGGCCATGCCGCGCGCGGCCGGGCTCTTTCGCCGGGCCGTCGTGCAGAGCATGCCGGGTACGTTCTTCTCGCCCGAGCTGGCGGCCGACATCGCCGCCGCCTGCGCCGCCGAGCTGGGGCTGCGGCCCACGGTGGCAGACTTTTCCACGGTGGCCCCGTCCCGGCTGCCCGCCGTAGGCGACGCGATCTCCGCGAAGATCGACCGGTGGAGGGAGCACTGGGGGCAGATCACGCACCGGCCGATCCCGTTCGCGCCGGTCGTCGACGGTGATGTCCTGCCGACCACTCCCTGGCAGGCGCTGGCCGACGGCGTCGGCCGGGACACCGAGCTCCTCGTCGGCCACGTCCGTGACGAGCACCGGCTGTTCAGCCTGATCGACGGCGTGCTCGGCCAGGTGACGCAGGAGCAGGCCGAGACCGCCCTGCACGTTCTTGCCCCCGGCCCGGACGGCGCACAGCGGTACCGCGAGGTCTTCCCGGCTGCCGGCCCGGAGGAGCTGTACGAACTGGTCAACGCCGACTGGCTGTTCCGCATGCCGACGCTCCATCTTGCGCAGGCGCACGCCGCTGCCGGCGGCCGGACCCACGTCTACGAGCTGACCTGGCCCGCCCCGGTTATGGGCGGTGCACTCGGTGCCTGCCACGGCCTCGACGTGCCGCTCGTTTTCGGAAACCTGAGCAGCGGGCAGCCCGCCATGCTGATCGGTGAAACCCCCTCCCCGGAGGCAGAGGCGCTGTCCGCACAGATCCGCGCCGCGTGGACGGCGTTCGCCGCCCACGGCGACCCCGGCTGGCCCACGTACGACGGCGAACAACGCCTCGTACAGCTCTTCGACACGCGGCCGGCTGTCACCGCCTACCCGGAGGAGACCTCCCGGCTGCTGTGGCAGAACCACACGTTCCCGGCGCTCCCGCTTGCCGACCGGTAAGCGGCCCGGCGGTAGCCGCCGTCTTTTGCGCCGGGGCGCGGCCAGGTCGGCGGTGGCACGTGCTCAAGGTTCGACGACACAGGACACGAGGGGCAAGGGTGACAGTGGTGGAGGCTCAGCGCCTCGACCGCCGTCGGCTACATCGCCGCCGCCCACCCGGTGCGCGCCGGGCCGGCCGCACGGCCGTGAGCCGTGCTGCCACCAGGCTCCTCACGTGGGCCCGCTGCCTTCCGGGTACATGGGCCCGGCCTGTCGGAACGTGCCGCCGACCCGATGGACTGAGCGTGGACGGAGTCGGCGCTGGTCAAGGTCCGGTCAAGGATTAGGCTGCAGGCTCGTCGGCGGCCTAGGCTTGGCCTCGTTTGGACAGACACCTCGTTCGGTGAGGCGTCTTCACGGACACAGGCCACTGATCCCACCCGTCGAGAGACGCTCCGGATCAGGACAGGTCTCCCCGGCTCAAGGGGTGACCCCAAGTGGCTTCCCCGCATCCGCCGGAGACACGCCGTGGAGTGCTAAAGCTCTGACGAGTTGGGGTGTGCCGGGCCGTCATGCGGTCCTGGCTTCCCCTTGCCGCGCCGCCGCGAAGACACTTCACGGCCGGGACCGGGAGGAGGCGGGATGGACAGTAGTCCGGGCCATAGTCGGCCCTTCTCCGCGTTGTCCTCACCGTTCTTCCGCGGCCCGAGGCAGCCCTTCCTGCCCTGACAGCCGGCCAGCCGGCCAGCCGCCGGCCCGTGCCCGCCGATCCGCTCGGACGGGATCTGTGCCTGTGCCCGGGTGACCCCGGCCGCATCGGCGGACGGACGTCAGGAGCACCGGTCTGCCCGCCGGCCGCCCGCCGCCCCGCCATTGACGGGGCAAGGGGGTGTTCATCCTGGCTGCCCAGACTCTTCTCATGTCCACCACGGCCCGCCTGCGCGACCGCAAGGCCGGAGCCGAACGGCGCGTCAGCGCCACCAGGACGGTCCGCACCTCGCTGGTCTCCCTGGCCGGCCTGGTCGGCGGACCGGTCGGCAACCAGGCCGGCCAAGAGGTCGGCCGCGTCGTGGACGTCGTCGCCCGCCTCTACGGCCCGGACCACTACCCGCCGGTGACCGGCCTGATCATCCGCATCGGCCGACGACGCGCCTTCCTGCCCGCCGACCACATCGAGAGCCTGCACGCCGGCCGCGTCCGGCTGCGCACCGCCCGCCTCGACCTACGCGACTTCACCCGCCGTCCGGGCGAGGTCCTGCTGGCCCGGGACGTGATGGACCACCAACTCGTCGACGTCGACGGCATCCAGGTCACCCGCGCAGCCGACCTCTACCTCGCGCCGCTGGCCGACCGCACCGTGCTGGTCGGCGTGGACGTCTCCTTGCCCACCCTGCTGCGCCGGCTCGGACCGCGCCGCTGGCAGGTGCGGCCCACTCCGGAGCGGGTGCTGGACTGGCAGGCCGTCGCCCCGTTCGGTGAGCAGGCCACCCACGGACCTGCGGAGGTGCGCCTGCGGGCTTCGCGGTCCGCGCTGCACCGGCTGCGGCCGGCCGATCTCGCCGACATCCTGGAGGACCTCGGCCGGACCGAGCGCCAGCAGTTGCTGGGCTGGCTGGAGCCGGAGCACGCCGCCGACGCGCTGGAGGAGATGGAGCCGGGGGAGCTGGAGAACCTGCTGCGCGAGGCGCCGCCCGAGCACGCCGCGCGCCTGGTCGACGAGATGGAGCCGGACGAGGCCGCCGAGGCGCTGCGTGATCTCACGGCGGGTGAGCGCGAGCGCCTGCTGCAGGGCATGCCGTCCGCGGAGGCGGCCGAGTTGCGGAGCCTGCTGGCGCACCGGGAGGGCACCGCAGGTGGGGCGATGACGACGCTGCCCCTCACCGCGCGCCCCGAGCAGACCGTCGCCCAGGTCAGGGCCGAACTCGCGGCCCAGGCCGAGCACCGCGGTGACATCCCGGCGGTGGCGGTCCTGGACGGCGAGGGACGCCTGCTCGGCGACATCGCCCTGTTCGACCTTGCGGTGGCCGAGGACACCGCCCTGGTGGCCGATCTGTCGGAGTGGCTGGCGCAGTTCGGCCCGCCGGTCACCGTCCACCCCGAAATCCGGCTGGCCGAGGCGGCCGACCACCTGGTCGCCGCCCGCGCCACCTCGCTGCTCGTCGTCGACGACACCGGGCGCCCGTTGGGGCGGATCCTCGCCGACGACATCCTCGACGCCCTGCTGCCCGAGCGCGGGCGCCTGCACTTCCGGAGGCTCCTCAAGTGACCCGCGACCTCGACACCACCCGCGCCGCTTCACCCGGTGCGACAGCTGCCACGATCGGTGCGACGAACACCGGTTCGGGCGCGGCAACAGAGCCGACCGCCGCCACCCCGGCCGCTGGTCCGGCGCTCGCCCGTCGCAGAGGGCTGCGGCGTCTGAGCGCGGTCGCCATGGTGGCAGGCCCCGGGCTGGTCGCCGCGAACGCGGGCAACGACGCCGCCGGCATCGCGACCTACGCCGGGGCGGGCTCCCAGTTCACGTACGGCACGCTGTTCTTCATGGTGCTGGTCACCATCGCCCTGGTGATGGTCCAGGAGATGGCGGTGCGGCTCGGCGCGCACACCGGCAAGGGCCTGGGCGCACTGATCCGCGAGCAGTTCAGCCTGCGCCTGACCGCGCTGGCCGTGTTCTGCCTGCTCCTTGCCAACACCGGCCTCGTCGTGAGTGAGTTCGCCGGCATCGGCGCCGCGTTCGAGCTCCTCGGTGTCCCGAAGTGGGCGGTCATTCCTCCAGCCGCGATCCTGCTGTGGTCACTGGTGCTGTTCGGCTCCTACCGGTGGGCCGAGCGGATCTTCCTGGTCATGTCGCTGGCGTTCTTCGCCTACCCTCTCGCCATGATCCTCGGCCACCCGCACTGGGGGCAGGTCGGCCGGCACCTGGTCGTCCCCCACTTCGAGCCGAGCAAGGACTTCGTCCTGCTCGCCGTCGCCCTCATCGGCACCACGGTCAGCCCCTACATGCAGTTCTACGCCGCCGCAGGCGTCGTCGACCGCGGCGCCAAGCCGGAGGACTACAAGCTGATCCGCGCGGACGCCGTGCTGGGGGCGGTGTTCGCCTGCGTGATCAGTCTGACGATCATCATCGCGACCGCCGCGGCGATCGGCGGCAGCGGGCCCCTGCAGTCCGCCGCGCAGGCCGCCGAAGCCCTCAAGCCGGTGGCCGGCCAGGGCGCTGAACTGCTCTTCGCCTTCGGCCTGATCGGTGCCTCGGCGCTGGCCGGCGCCGTGGTCCCGTTGTCCGCCAGCTACGCAGTCGGCGAGGCCGCGGGCGTCGAGCGCTCGGTTTCCCGCAGCTTCCGCGACGCGCCCCTGTTCCTCGGGCTGTTCACCGCCCAGATCGCGCTCGGCGCGCTCGTGGCCCTCACCCCGGTCGACGTCATCCAGCTGCTGATCGGCACCCAGGTCCTCCAGGGACTGATCAGCCCCATCGTGCTGGTCTACCTCCTGGTTCTCACCAACCGCCGCTCCGTTCTCGGCGCGGCGGCCAACGGCCCGCGCTACCGGATCGCGGTCACCACCGTGGTGGTGGGCGTAGCGGCCATGTCCACCATCCTCCTCGTGCAGACGATCCTCGGCTGGATCGGCCTCGGTTGATCACGCCCCGTCCCGAAGGGAACCACCATGCGCCGCTTCGTGCCCGTGCTGGCTTTCAGCACCCTGCTCACCTGGTCGCCTTCGTCGCCACCTGGATCCACCTCGACCGGTAGTCCGCGCGGTGTCCGATCCCGCCACCGCAGCGTCGGACAACGGGCCGGTGGGATGGCGGGGCCGGGACGGTTCTACAGCCAGTCGTTGCGGCGGAACGCGCGGAAGACGAACACGCACACCACCACAATGACCAGCAGCACGGCCGGATACCCGAAGGCCCACCGCAGTTCCGGCATGTGGTCGAGGTTCATCCCGTACACGCCGGCCGCCATCGTGGGTACCGCGGCCAGCGCCGCCCACGCACTGATCCTGCGCATGTCGGTGTTCTGCTGCACGGACAGTCTGGCCACGCTCGCGTCCAGGATGCCGGAGACCAGTTCATCCAGGGCCAGGATTCGCTCCTTCGCCTGGAGGTGATGGTCGGCCACGTCCCGCAAGTACGCGGCTGCGGCTTCCGGGATCTGCGCCACAGACCCGTCGGCCAGCCGCTGCAAGGGCACACCCAGCGGCACCACAGCGCGTTTGAACTCCAGCAGCTCGCGCTTCAGCTGGTAGATCCGCCCGGCGTCGTCCGTGCGCTGGGGGGAGAAGACCTCCGTCTCCAGCTCCTCCACGTCCTGCTCGAAGGCGTCCGCCACTTCGAGGTACTGATCGACCACGTGGTCGGCCACGGCGTGCAGCACCGCCGCCGGCCCCAGCGCCAGCAGCTCCGGGGCGGCCTCCATCTCCCGCCGGACCCCGGTCAGGGCCGGCGCACTGCCGTGCCGGACCACGATGGCGAACCCGGGGCCGGCGAAGACCATGATCTCCCCGGTGTCGACGATCTCGCTGGTCGCCGTCACCTTGTCGTGCTCGACGTAGGTGATCGCCTTCAGCACCAGGAACAGCGTGCCCCCGTAGCGCTCCAGCTTCGGCCGCTGGTGGGCGCGCACGGCGTCCTCCACCGCCAGCGGATGCAGCTCGAACGCCGCCGCGATCTCCGCGAACTGCTCGGCGGTCGGCTGGTACAGGCCGATCCACACGAACCGGCCCTCCCGCTCGCCTATCCGCTGCAGCACATTCGACAGGTCCACCTTGCCCGGAAGCCGGTGCCCGTCCTCGTACAGCGCGCAGTCCACAACCGCCTGCGACGCCATCGACCCCACCACCCCTCCGTACAGCTCCTCACGGCAGCCCGCCAACTTACCGC encodes:
- a CDS encoding histone deacetylase; its protein translation is MNDMRRIVNYPTGQQKPQTTPRPQPLVEAAGGRGLVWYAAYGSNMHADRLAYYIAGGRPPGGARTYPGCRNDRLPERAVPVMLPGLLYFALESLVWTGGIGFYDPEQDGEMPARAYLVTTEQFSDIAAQEMNQEPGADLDLAKVLATGRDQLGPGRYETLVCPGAIDNIPVLTFTAPWRLPDADLNAPSAAYLRSFAFGLAEAHGWSLAQAADYLATRPGAARHWTAAAALEALHETAQPHRTHPARTRNHPDETR
- a CDS encoding YrhB domain-containing protein, which codes for MISKERAVELVESFLATERLTWPWRGPVPELAVYCVEEHSVGWLVFWNTAEFARSGGVRNNLMGGGHCLVDRHDGSIHYVPDAWWSEEDWEEHYLLQTKGIRPPDPLASAVRALVHSAGVVAAMSHLRKQAPRLSLQEAKAYVTTVQDGAEPPEELASLTRREPKWPLLPIETLAGPVQ
- a CDS encoding integrase core domain-containing protein, producing MRTRVRTPGQNGSRERGFGSLKYEKLFLEEIPDALDLVRHAEDYRLEYNTLRPHEALAWNRPHDVHTGLADPLVPDFPEPQSLPIT
- a CDS encoding carboxylesterase/lipase family protein; its protein translation is MTVTASRPSESEPEVRTATGALRGSREAGLAVFRGIPFAEPPVGALRFAAPRPVRSWDGVRAAVSYGPPPPQSGVFGMDALSQDTAGDDWLTVNVWSPEPAPGAGLPVMVWIPGGAYVIGTSSLPEFDAARLAGGGVVVVTLNYRLGIEGFAQIEGAPANRGLLDQVAALQWVHDNIRAFGGDPDRVTVFGQSAGGGSVAALLAMPRAAGLFRRAVVQSMPGTFFSPELAADIAAACAAELGLRPTVADFSTVAPSRLPAVGDAISAKIDRWREHWGQITHRPIPFAPVVDGDVLPTTPWQALADGVGRDTELLVGHVRDEHRLFSLIDGVLGQVTQEQAETALHVLAPGPDGAQRYREVFPAAGPEELYELVNADWLFRMPTLHLAQAHAAAGGRTHVYELTWPAPVMGGALGACHGLDVPLVFGNLSSGQPAMLIGETPSPEAEALSAQIRAAWTAFAAHGDPGWPTYDGEQRLVQLFDTRPAVTAYPEETSRLLWQNHTFPALPLADR
- a CDS encoding magnesium transporter MgtE N-terminal domain-containing protein, which produces MSTTARLRDRKAGAERRVSATRTVRTSLVSLAGLVGGPVGNQAGQEVGRVVDVVARLYGPDHYPPVTGLIIRIGRRRAFLPADHIESLHAGRVRLRTARLDLRDFTRRPGEVLLARDVMDHQLVDVDGIQVTRAADLYLAPLADRTVLVGVDVSLPTLLRRLGPRRWQVRPTPERVLDWQAVAPFGEQATHGPAEVRLRASRSALHRLRPADLADILEDLGRTERQQLLGWLEPEHAADALEEMEPGELENLLREAPPEHAARLVDEMEPDEAAEALRDLTAGERERLLQGMPSAEAAELRSLLAHREGTAGGAMTTLPLTARPEQTVAQVRAELAAQAEHRGDIPAVAVLDGEGRLLGDIALFDLAVAEDTALVADLSEWLAQFGPPVTVHPEIRLAEAADHLVAARATSLLVVDDTGRPLGRILADDILDALLPERGRLHFRRLLK
- a CDS encoding NRAMP family divalent metal transporter — encoded protein: MTRDLDTTRAASPGATAATIGATNTGSGAATEPTAATPAAGPALARRRGLRRLSAVAMVAGPGLVAANAGNDAAGIATYAGAGSQFTYGTLFFMVLVTIALVMVQEMAVRLGAHTGKGLGALIREQFSLRLTALAVFCLLLANTGLVVSEFAGIGAAFELLGVPKWAVIPPAAILLWSLVLFGSYRWAERIFLVMSLAFFAYPLAMILGHPHWGQVGRHLVVPHFEPSKDFVLLAVALIGTTVSPYMQFYAAAGVVDRGAKPEDYKLIRADAVLGAVFACVISLTIIIATAAAIGGSGPLQSAAQAAEALKPVAGQGAELLFAFGLIGASALAGAVVPLSASYAVGEAAGVERSVSRSFRDAPLFLGLFTAQIALGALVALTPVDVIQLLIGTQVLQGLISPIVLVYLLVLTNRRSVLGAAANGPRYRIAVTTVVVGVAAMSTILLVQTILGWIGLG